One stretch of Chryseobacterium indologenes DNA includes these proteins:
- a CDS encoding efflux RND transporter permease subunit has translation MRKFVQNIVSFSLKNSLIVLLGTFMLLLGGIYSYMHTPIEAFPDVTNTRVRVITQWPGRSAEEIEKFVTLPISKEMNAIPNKTSVRSISLFGLSVVTVIFDDHVNDFYAQQYASNKLGNVNLPAGAEYSIEPPSGATGEIYRYIIKSKLPIKEVTAIQDWVVERELLAVPGVADVVSFGGEEKTYEIKINPTELHNYDLSPLDVYEAVSKSNINVGGDVVAKGDQAYVVRGIGLLEKKDDIENIQIEVKGSTPILVKHVAEVKVSAKPRLGQVGYNKENDVVEGIVIMLRGENPSEVIARLKDRIEQLNGGELPGDVQIVPIIDRTELVNTTVHTVSKNLVEGVILVSIIVFIFLYNWRTTFIVASVIPLAFLFAIIMLKIQGLPANLISMGALDFGLLLEGTLVIVEHVFVALELKAKKIGLKRFNKISKLGIIKKSAGSVASYIFFALLILIVALMPIFSFQKVEGKMFSPLAFTLGYALLGSLILSLTYVPAMCKLLLTKNIEEKENFISRFFRVNIYRIYEFSIRHKKGFVVGFIALLVVCGWRFSNYGSEFLPKLNEGAIYVRATLPNSVNLDESVRLTKEMKEILMKYDEVKFVMTQTGRPNDGTDPTGFFNIEFNIQLKPENEWKKKISKDELLEEMRVSLEKYPGINFGFSQPIQDNVEEYVAGVKAPLVIKIFGNDLFQLENYANQVANSIRTVPGISDVNVFKNIGLPELRIQLHDSKMAKYGVSTADAQAVIEMTIGGQAATKFYEEERMFDVMLRFEKEYRDTPEKMGNILIPTQDNKKVPLKEIATIDYHTGPSFIYREGNSRYIGVGFNIEGRDLGSTIKEAKEKVEKEVKLPKSHKMTWAGEFESKERAAKQLAMVVPISLVLILMLLYFNFGNLKDTLISSITLAFAFIGGFLSLWFTGTIFGISAGIGFIILFGVATIDGIVLIGVMKENLQNRMSLKESIAEGVKSRIRPVVMIALMGSMGLLPAAMSNGMGSEIQKPLAIMIVGGLIICMLLSFTILPIVFYYAYRKKHKETL, from the coding sequence ATGCGAAAATTTGTACAGAATATAGTTTCCTTCTCTTTGAAAAACTCACTGATCGTTCTTTTAGGGACTTTCATGTTGTTGCTTGGAGGAATCTATTCCTATATGCATACCCCGATTGAAGCGTTTCCGGATGTTACCAATACCAGGGTAAGGGTCATCACGCAATGGCCGGGAAGGAGCGCTGAAGAAATAGAGAAATTTGTCACATTACCCATTTCCAAGGAAATGAATGCTATTCCGAATAAAACTTCGGTAAGATCTATTTCCTTGTTTGGATTATCAGTGGTTACCGTGATTTTTGATGATCATGTTAATGACTTCTATGCCCAGCAATATGCATCCAATAAACTGGGGAATGTAAATCTTCCTGCAGGAGCAGAATATAGTATTGAACCTCCATCAGGAGCAACTGGTGAAATTTACAGATATATTATTAAAAGTAAATTACCCATTAAAGAAGTAACGGCGATTCAGGATTGGGTGGTTGAAAGAGAATTATTGGCTGTTCCGGGAGTTGCTGATGTGGTAAGCTTTGGTGGCGAAGAAAAAACGTATGAAATAAAAATTAATCCTACAGAATTACACAATTATGACCTTTCCCCTCTGGATGTGTATGAAGCAGTTTCGAAGAGTAATATTAATGTAGGTGGTGATGTTGTAGCAAAAGGAGATCAGGCTTATGTAGTGAGGGGAATTGGTCTTTTAGAGAAGAAGGACGATATTGAAAATATTCAGATTGAAGTAAAAGGCTCTACACCTATCCTGGTAAAACATGTTGCAGAAGTTAAAGTGTCGGCAAAACCGAGATTAGGGCAAGTAGGATATAATAAAGAGAATGATGTTGTAGAAGGAATTGTGATTATGCTTCGTGGAGAAAATCCAAGTGAGGTGATTGCAAGACTGAAGGACAGGATAGAACAGTTGAATGGAGGTGAATTACCGGGAGATGTTCAGATTGTACCGATTATTGACCGTACAGAATTAGTCAATACAACTGTTCACACGGTTTCCAAAAACCTGGTGGAAGGAGTTATCCTGGTTTCCATTATTGTATTTATCTTCCTGTATAACTGGCGAACAACATTTATCGTGGCATCAGTGATTCCGCTGGCTTTTCTTTTCGCAATTATAATGCTGAAAATTCAAGGTCTTCCGGCAAACTTGATTTCAATGGGAGCATTGGATTTTGGACTGTTACTGGAAGGGACGCTCGTCATCGTTGAACATGTATTTGTCGCCCTCGAACTAAAGGCTAAGAAGATTGGACTAAAGCGGTTTAATAAAATTTCCAAACTGGGAATCATTAAAAAAAGCGCAGGAAGCGTGGCAAGTTATATTTTCTTTGCCTTATTGATCCTGATTGTAGCCCTGATGCCTATCTTCTCTTTCCAGAAAGTAGAAGGGAAAATGTTCTCTCCTTTAGCCTTTACCCTGGGATATGCCCTATTAGGTTCTTTGATTTTAAGCCTGACCTACGTTCCGGCAATGTGCAAGCTTTTACTGACCAAAAATATTGAGGAAAAAGAAAACTTTATCTCAAGATTTTTCAGGGTAAACATTTACAGGATCTATGAATTTAGTATTCGTCATAAAAAAGGATTTGTTGTCGGTTTTATTGCCTTACTTGTCGTTTGTGGATGGAGATTTTCAAACTACGGGTCAGAGTTTTTACCTAAACTGAATGAAGGAGCGATCTACGTACGTGCTACACTTCCTAATAGTGTAAACCTGGATGAATCCGTTCGGTTAACCAAAGAAATGAAGGAAATTTTAATGAAGTATGATGAAGTAAAATTCGTAATGACCCAAACCGGTCGTCCTAATGACGGAACAGACCCTACGGGATTCTTTAATATCGAATTTAATATACAGCTAAAACCTGAAAATGAATGGAAGAAAAAAATATCCAAGGATGAGCTCCTTGAAGAGATGAGGGTTTCCCTTGAAAAATATCCGGGAATCAATTTTGGATTCAGTCAGCCTATTCAGGATAATGTGGAAGAATACGTAGCAGGGGTAAAAGCTCCGCTGGTGATTAAAATATTTGGTAATGATTTATTTCAACTTGAGAATTATGCCAATCAGGTAGCCAACTCCATCAGAACTGTTCCGGGAATTTCAGATGTGAATGTCTTTAAAAATATCGGACTTCCGGAGCTGAGAATACAGCTACACGATTCAAAAATGGCAAAATACGGAGTCTCTACAGCAGATGCCCAGGCAGTGATTGAAATGACAATTGGTGGACAGGCAGCTACCAAGTTCTACGAAGAAGAAAGAATGTTTGATGTCATGCTCAGATTTGAAAAAGAATATCGTGACACTCCGGAAAAAATGGGGAATATCCTGATCCCGACACAGGATAATAAAAAAGTTCCGTTGAAAGAAATAGCAACCATTGATTATCATACCGGCCCTTCGTTTATTTATCGTGAAGGAAACAGCAGATACATTGGAGTAGGGTTTAATATTGAAGGGAGAGACCTGGGAAGTACTATTAAGGAAGCCAAAGAAAAAGTAGAAAAAGAAGTAAAACTTCCAAAAAGCCATAAAATGACATGGGCAGGTGAGTTTGAAAGTAAAGAAAGAGCCGCAAAGCAATTGGCTATGGTGGTTCCTATTTCACTCGTACTGATTCTCATGTTGCTGTACTTCAACTTCGGGAATCTAAAAGATACACTGATCTCTTCTATAACATTAGCTTTTGCCTTTATTGGAGGTTTTTTATCCCTCTGGTTTACGGGAACCATCTTTGGAATCTCAGCAGGAATTGGTTTTATTATCCTTTTTGGTGTCGCTACTATTGATGGGATTGTTCTGATTGGAGTAATGAAAGAGAATCTTCAGAACAGAATGTCACTTAAAGAATCGATTGCTGAAGGAGTAAAAAGCAGGATTCGTCCGGTAGTGATGATTGCACTGATGGGATCTATGGGGCTTCTTCCGGCAGCGATGTCCAATGGAATGGGTTCCGAAATTCAAAAGCCTTTAGCTATTATGATTGTTGGCGGGTTAATTATCTGTATGTTACTTTCATTTACCATATTACCGATTGTGTTCTATTATGCCTATCGTAAAAAGCATAAAGAGACCCTATAG
- a CDS encoding DUF5995 family protein has translation MKTIEEVLKKLDEIIIWCKENTSAAGYFACMYRIMTAQVLKGIQQKKFEDNPRMTALDVAFAQRYLEAWENYINGKKCTNSWYITFEATKNKDLLILQHIFLGMNAHINLDLGISAASIMPYRKINPLKKDFENINNVIASINQKVQDSLNKICYPVDLIDQLSNGKDNAILDFAISRARATSWTTAVIASNTPNFLKASVINMVDYAAAKVATQILHPQILTPALLKELKKYENNDIVKNIEALESTNPVLS, from the coding sequence ATGAAAACCATAGAAGAGGTTCTGAAAAAACTAGATGAAATTATCATCTGGTGTAAGGAGAATACAAGTGCTGCAGGATATTTCGCCTGTATGTATAGGATTATGACCGCACAGGTTTTAAAGGGAATTCAACAAAAAAAATTTGAAGACAATCCCCGAATGACAGCGTTGGATGTTGCATTTGCACAACGCTATCTTGAAGCATGGGAAAATTATATCAATGGTAAAAAATGCACCAATTCCTGGTATATCACCTTTGAAGCTACCAAAAATAAAGATCTTCTTATCCTGCAACATATTTTTCTGGGTATGAACGCTCATATTAATCTGGATCTGGGGATCTCTGCAGCTTCCATTATGCCTTACCGGAAAATTAATCCGTTAAAAAAAGATTTTGAGAATATTAATAATGTGATTGCTTCCATTAACCAGAAAGTACAGGATTCCCTGAATAAAATATGCTACCCAGTGGATCTGATTGACCAACTGTCTAACGGAAAAGATAACGCCATATTGGACTTTGCCATATCCAGAGCCAGAGCTACCTCATGGACTACTGCTGTTATTGCTTCAAACACGCCTAACTTCTTAAAGGCGTCAGTCATCAACATGGTAGATTATGCGGCGGCAAAGGTTGCCACACAGATCTTACATCCTCAAATTCTGACTCCTGCCCTGCTCAAAGAGCTTAAAAAATATGAGAACAATGATATTGTAAAGAATATTGAGGCTCTGGAATCAACGAACCCTGTTTTAAGTTAA
- a CDS encoding MAC/perforin domain-containing protein has protein sequence MKKLSLLFSSIILLFATSCSTEEFENSTSGGNLNNGSRKSSAKFAGDGAYDVLGYGYNVTGEYANSNSAGYQVIDIERFKNEQAGRLITDNVFSQEFLEEYGEHAEAYSKMVSTKVGATAGFSLFKKLISVSFSSSVVNTNSNKFDAKYIYGSYNLLIKQRRFRFNATPALLSEYLTQEFSSDLQSNTPQQIVNDYGTHVAIDIFTGAKLDAMFQSETTNENREKAARVGVKVGVKKIFDADVDNNVETSESDKNYSRKLTFKTRGGDPSKGLVGSLDLEIANPKINISTWQNSSTPSNAVLVEFGSNGLIPLYEFIKDPVKRDQLKAYINQYLIDNQVRLEYTNSANLVNGNFVRNPVTNQIFFMFENKLRYIQSPMTLYGLFNITSGEITTISPSHLSTVQRGADLTPDNDLKQDIYTNKIYMREGNVLRYIPNIAVYNKYRFNNSAVKKIYGTSGYVIGNDIQ, from the coding sequence ATGAAAAAACTCAGTTTACTTTTTAGCAGTATTATTTTACTGTTTGCAACTTCCTGTTCTACGGAAGAATTTGAGAACTCTACCTCAGGTGGAAATTTAAATAATGGATCAAGAAAAAGCTCGGCAAAGTTTGCTGGCGATGGCGCTTATGATGTCCTGGGATATGGTTATAACGTAACAGGTGAATATGCCAATTCAAACTCAGCAGGGTATCAGGTCATTGATATTGAAAGGTTCAAAAACGAACAGGCTGGAAGATTGATTACTGATAATGTATTTTCTCAGGAATTTCTTGAAGAATATGGGGAACATGCAGAAGCTTATTCAAAAATGGTATCTACTAAAGTTGGAGCTACAGCTGGATTCTCTTTATTTAAAAAACTCATTTCGGTTTCTTTTAGTTCTTCAGTTGTTAATACTAACAGCAATAAATTTGATGCTAAGTACATTTATGGCAGTTATAATCTGTTAATTAAACAAAGGAGGTTTAGATTTAATGCTACTCCTGCTTTACTGTCTGAATATTTGACCCAGGAGTTCTCCAGCGATCTACAGTCTAATACTCCGCAGCAGATTGTAAACGATTATGGAACTCACGTTGCAATAGATATATTTACAGGAGCTAAGTTAGATGCTATGTTTCAATCAGAAACAACCAATGAAAACCGTGAAAAAGCAGCCAGAGTTGGAGTTAAAGTTGGTGTAAAGAAAATCTTTGATGCAGATGTGGATAATAATGTAGAAACTTCAGAGTCAGATAAAAACTATTCCAGAAAATTAACCTTTAAAACCAGAGGCGGAGACCCATCTAAGGGACTGGTAGGAAGTTTAGACCTTGAGATAGCGAATCCTAAGATTAACATTTCTACTTGGCAGAATAGCTCAACACCATCTAATGCAGTATTGGTAGAATTTGGAAGTAATGGATTGATCCCTCTTTACGAATTTATCAAAGATCCTGTGAAAAGGGACCAGTTGAAAGCCTATATAAATCAGTATTTAATTGATAATCAGGTAAGGTTAGAGTATACAAATTCTGCCAATCTTGTTAACGGTAATTTTGTTAGAAACCCGGTTACGAATCAGATCTTTTTCATGTTTGAGAACAAATTAAGATATATTCAAAGTCCTATGACTCTTTACGGATTGTTTAATATAACTTCTGGTGAAATCACAACGATTAGCCCTAGCCATTTGTCAACAGTACAACGCGGAGCTGATTTAACGCCAGATAATGATCTTAAACAGGATATTTATACGAATAAGATATATATGAGAGAAGGCAATGTTTTAAGATATATTCCAAATATTGCTGTATATAATAAATATAGATTTAATAATAGCGCCGTTAAAAAAATATATGGTACAAGCGGCTATGTAATAGGAAACGATATCCAATAA
- a CDS encoding bacteriocin-like protein: MKNLKNLNRKELKTVLGGAAAACETPVDGGCPAGYTFCSNPYCCYPPRKPFICFD; the protein is encoded by the coding sequence ATGAAAAATTTAAAAAACTTAAACAGAAAAGAGTTGAAAACTGTTTTAGGAGGTGCTGCAGCAGCCTGCGAAACACCTGTAGATGGAGGCTGTCCGGCCGGATATACATTCTGTAGTAACCCTTATTGTTGCTATCCGCCAAGAAAACCTTTTATCTGTTTCGACTAA
- the pncB gene encoding nicotinate phosphoribosyltransferase produces the protein MKDVRLNSILDNDFYKITMQNAVVKLFPGSIVKYEFINRGKHHFPEGFDVALKEAVNKMAELKLTKDEKKFMARTCPYIDLPYLDFLEGYHYDPSEVKIHQEGGDLSVIVEGLWYRTILWEVPLLALISELHYEMNHMERDSNEVVMSKTLEKADSLGRLGVTFAEFGTRRRHSYKVQNLVMEALTQKKDSTFIGSSNVHFAMKYGVKPIGTHAHEWFMFHAAEYGFKMANELALEHWVDVYRGDLGVALSDTYTTDVFFQQFDKKFAKLFDGVRHDSGDALEFADKTIAHYQKNGINPMFKYIIFSDALNLEKVEEITNYCRGKIGISFGIGTNLTNDVGLKPMNIVMKLIGVQAPNKEWIPTVKLSDEHGKYTGDPKMIELAKEFLRIKD, from the coding sequence ATGAAAGACGTAAGACTCAATTCTATACTGGATAACGATTTCTATAAAATAACCATGCAAAATGCCGTGGTAAAACTCTTCCCTGGTTCTATTGTTAAATATGAATTCATCAACAGAGGGAAACATCATTTTCCGGAAGGTTTTGATGTGGCATTAAAGGAGGCTGTTAATAAAATGGCTGAGCTTAAACTTACTAAGGATGAAAAGAAATTCATGGCCAGAACATGTCCTTATATTGACCTTCCGTATCTGGACTTTCTTGAAGGCTATCATTATGACCCGTCTGAAGTTAAAATTCACCAGGAAGGTGGGGATCTTTCTGTAATTGTAGAAGGACTTTGGTACAGAACGATTCTTTGGGAAGTTCCATTATTGGCATTAATCAGTGAACTGCATTATGAAATGAACCACATGGAGCGGGACTCTAATGAAGTGGTCATGAGTAAAACCCTTGAGAAAGCCGATTCTCTAGGCAGACTGGGGGTAACATTTGCTGAATTCGGAACCCGAAGAAGACATTCTTATAAGGTACAAAACTTAGTGATGGAAGCTTTAACACAGAAAAAAGATTCTACTTTCATCGGAAGTTCAAATGTACATTTCGCAATGAAGTATGGGGTAAAGCCTATCGGAACCCATGCTCATGAATGGTTTATGTTCCATGCTGCTGAATATGGTTTCAAAATGGCTAATGAACTGGCCCTGGAACATTGGGTAGATGTTTACAGAGGTGATTTGGGAGTAGCCCTTTCCGATACTTACACTACAGATGTTTTCTTTCAGCAATTCGATAAAAAATTTGCCAAACTATTTGATGGAGTACGTCATGACAGTGGTGATGCCCTGGAGTTTGCCGATAAAACCATTGCGCATTATCAAAAAAACGGCATCAATCCGATGTTTAAATATATCATTTTCTCTGATGCCCTAAATCTTGAAAAGGTTGAGGAAATCACCAACTACTGCAGAGGAAAAATAGGAATATCCTTCGGAATAGGGACCAACCTTACGAATGATGTGGGATTAAAGCCAATGAATATCGTGATGAAACTTATTGGTGTACAAGCTCCCAATAAAGAATGGATTCCAACAGTGAAACTTTCTGATGAGCACGGAAAATACACGGGTGATCCTAAAATGATTGAGCTTGCTAAAGAGTTTTTAAGAATAAAAGATTGA
- a CDS encoding Dps family protein: protein MKNASIIGLKEADCKKIAEKLNVLLANYSVFYQNTRGSHWNIKGDQFFTLHPKFEELYNSLVLKIDEIAERILTLGATPAHNYSDYLKVATIKESKEVTDGTKSVEQILSSFKVVIDLQRELLDITDQAGDEGTNSQMSDYITEQEKEVWMYNSYLGK from the coding sequence ATGAAAAACGCTAGTATTATAGGGCTTAAGGAAGCCGATTGCAAGAAAATAGCAGAAAAATTAAATGTACTTTTAGCTAATTATTCTGTTTTTTATCAGAATACAAGAGGCTCTCACTGGAATATTAAAGGAGATCAGTTCTTCACCCTTCACCCGAAGTTTGAAGAGCTTTACAATAGCTTAGTTTTAAAAATTGATGAAATTGCAGAAAGAATTCTGACATTAGGGGCTACTCCTGCACATAACTACTCTGATTATTTAAAAGTAGCCACCATCAAAGAAAGTAAAGAAGTCACTGACGGAACTAAAAGTGTTGAGCAAATTCTAAGCTCATTCAAAGTTGTTATTGATCTTCAGAGAGAGCTGTTAGATATTACAGATCAGGCTGGTGATGAAGGAACCAACTCTCAGATGAGCGACTACATTACCGAGCAGGAGAAAGAAGTTTGGATGTACAATTCTTATTTGGGAAAATAA
- a CDS encoding sulfatase-like hydrolase/transferase, whose translation MKKFFLCSLLSLFMFSCSNNDADAQIPTQPTKPETKYQTKNVVLLVVDGPRISETWEAANKENIPNRVNLLNQGVFISNFKNNGTTNTNPGHSAMCSGVYENIVNDGTELPGYPSVMQQWLKFTGADKTKAWVIASKDKLEVLNNCKLADWKDKYQPSVDCGVNGNGSGYRADAVTMTNTKEIMKKYNPNMIVINLKDVDSYGHDNKYNEYIQAIKTTDASIKEIWDYIQSLPAYKDKTTLIVSNDHGRHLDSKGGFRNHGDDCEGCRHIEFFAMGPDFKKNTIISTGNYEQIDIASTMAELLGVPAQYMKGKIIKDAFK comes from the coding sequence ATGAAGAAGTTTTTCCTGTGTTCTTTGTTATCATTATTCATGTTTTCATGCAGTAATAATGACGCAGATGCACAAATTCCCACCCAACCTACAAAGCCGGAAACTAAGTATCAAACTAAAAATGTTGTACTATTAGTAGTTGACGGTCCCCGTATTTCCGAAACCTGGGAAGCTGCCAATAAAGAAAACATTCCTAATAGAGTAAATTTATTGAATCAAGGTGTTTTTATCAGTAATTTTAAAAATAACGGTACAACGAATACCAATCCAGGACATAGTGCAATGTGTTCAGGGGTATATGAAAATATTGTTAATGATGGAACTGAATTGCCTGGTTATCCGTCTGTGATGCAACAATGGTTGAAGTTCACCGGAGCAGATAAAACAAAAGCATGGGTGATTGCTTCCAAAGATAAACTTGAAGTATTGAATAATTGTAAACTGGCAGACTGGAAAGATAAGTACCAGCCAAGTGTAGATTGTGGGGTGAACGGAAATGGATCTGGATACAGGGCAGATGCTGTTACGATGACTAATACAAAAGAGATCATGAAAAAATATAATCCAAATATGATCGTGATCAATCTTAAGGATGTAGATTCATACGGACATGATAATAAATATAATGAATACATTCAGGCAATAAAAACAACGGATGCTTCTATTAAAGAGATTTGGGATTACATTCAGTCTCTGCCAGCTTATAAAGATAAGACCACGCTCATTGTTTCTAATGATCATGGAAGACATTTGGACAGTAAAGGAGGATTTAGAAATCATGGTGATGATTGTGAAGGATGCAGACATATTGAGTTCTTTGCTATGGGACCGGATTTTAAAAAGAATACAATCATCAGCACAGGAAATTATGAGCAAATTGACATTGCAAGTACAATGGCTGAGCTTCTGGGGGTTCCTGCACAATATATGAAAGGAAAAATAATAAAGGATGCCTTTAAATAA
- the rpsL gene encoding 30S ribosomal protein S12 has translation MPTIQQLVRKGRATLAKKSKSAALDSCPQRRGVCTRVYTTTPKKPNSALRKVARVRLSNGKEVNAYIPGEGHNLQEHSIVLVRGGRVKDLPGVRYHIVRGALDTAGVNGRTQRRSKYGAKRPKPGQAAAAPAKGKKK, from the coding sequence ATGCCTACTATTCAACAATTAGTAAGAAAAGGAAGAGCCACGCTTGCCAAGAAGAGCAAATCGGCTGCCCTTGATTCTTGTCCACAAAGACGTGGTGTATGTACGAGAGTATATACAACTACACCTAAGAAACCTAACTCTGCACTTAGAAAAGTAGCAAGGGTAAGACTTTCTAACGGTAAAGAAGTTAACGCCTATATCCCGGGCGAAGGACATAATCTTCAAGAGCACTCGATAGTATTGGTTAGAGGCGGAAGGGTGAAAGACCTACCGGGAGTACGTTACCACATCGTAAGAGGTGCATTAGACACCGCTGGTGTAAATGGAAGAACTCAGAGAAGATCTAAGTACGGAGCTAAGAGACCTAAACCAGGACAAGCTGCTGCAGCACCTGCAAAAGGAAAGAAAAAATAA
- the rpsG gene encoding 30S ribosomal protein S7, with protein MRKTKAKKRPLLPDPKFNDQLVTRFVNNLMLDGKKSIAFKIFYDALDIVETKKGETEKTALEIWKDALTNVMPHVEVRSRRVGGANFQIPMPIRADRKISMAMKWLISYSKKRNDKSMALKLANEVVAASREEGAAFKKKTDTHKMAEANKAFSHFKF; from the coding sequence ATGAGAAAGACAAAAGCGAAAAAAAGACCGTTGTTACCAGATCCGAAGTTTAATGATCAATTGGTAACGAGATTCGTAAACAACTTAATGCTAGACGGTAAGAAGTCTATCGCATTCAAAATTTTCTATGATGCATTAGATATCGTAGAAACTAAAAAAGGAGAAACTGAGAAAACAGCCCTTGAAATCTGGAAAGATGCATTAACAAACGTTATGCCTCACGTAGAAGTACGTTCTAGAAGAGTAGGTGGAGCTAACTTCCAGATTCCTATGCCAATCAGAGCTGATAGAAAAATTTCTATGGCAATGAAATGGTTAATTAGCTACTCTAAAAAGAGAAATGATAAGTCTATGGCTTTGAAATTAGCTAATGAAGTTGTAGCTGCTTCAAGAGAAGAAGGTGCAGCTTTCAAAAAGAAAACTGATACTCACAAAATGGCGGAAGCTAACAAAGCGTTTTCACACTTTAAATTCTAA